AAGCCGGAAGCCGCGCCCATCCACAAAGCCTTTGCGCGAATAATCATTGATCAGGAGTTCACCGACTGCCTTCTGTGCGCCGTAGGATGTTTGCGGGTTGAGGAAGGTGTGGTCGACAATCGGATCCGGCACTTCCCCACCATAGACGGCAATGGACGATGTAAAGATCACGACCGGTTTCGTGCCCAAAGTCCGCGCGCGTTCGAGCACATTGAGTGTCCCCATCATGTTGATCCGCCAGCCTGCCTCGAAGTCTTCTTCGGCATGGGCAGACACGATGGCGGCCAGGAGATAGATCACCTGTGTGTCTTGCGTCACCACGCTGGCAACTGAAGCCGGATCGGCAATGTCGCATGTCGTGGTTTGGACCTCAAAAGGGGCAGCCAGAGGAGCCGGGTCGACCACGTCGGCGAGGACAAGTCTGGAAATCGGCTGCCCACGCAGAAGACCTCGTGTGGCCAGGGAGGCCGCAAGTTTCTGTCCGACAACACCTCCGCCGCCAATGATCAAAATGTTCATGGTTGTTCTCCCTGTTGGAAAATCTCCGGCACCAAGGCGCCCGGCGCTTGAATCACCCGCGCGGCCAGAATTGTGGCGGCTTTTGCCGCATCTTGAAGTGATTTGCCCGTTGCCAGGCCGGCCATCAGACCTGCTGCGAAACTGTCACCCGCTGCGGTGCTGTCGATGACCTTGTCGACCGTACTTGTCGCCAATTCGAAAGCGCCGCCGGCTTTCGAAAAGCCGGTGAGCGGATCCGCGCCATTCTTGACCAGCACCGTTTTGGCACCGGCTTTGCAAT
The DNA window shown above is from Hoeflea phototrophica DFL-43 and carries:
- the denD gene encoding D-erythronate dehydrogenase; translated protein: MNILIIGGGGVVGQKLAASLATRGLLRGQPISRLVLADVVDPAPLAAPFEVQTTTCDIADPASVASVVTQDTQVIYLLAAIVSAHAEEDFEAGWRINMMGTLNVLERARTLGTKPVVIFTSSIAVYGGEVPDPIVDHTFLNPQTSYGAQKAVGELLINDYSRKGFVDGRGFRLPTISVRPGKPNRAASSFMSSILREPLNGQEAICPVDDDFPHYYLSPRKCVENLIKGAEIPEADLGQNRCMMMPGRMWTIRQLIDAMTAVAGPEPARLIKWEAQPDIQRIVKGWRFDMRPEKAIKLGLEADDSFEDNIRYYLEDDKPAP